From one Mycolicibacterium sp. HK-90 genomic stretch:
- a CDS encoding TetR/AcrR family transcriptional regulator has translation MAGRPRVHAQRRQGETVRDEILDAAGELFTTTGYSGTSTRAIADAVGVRQASLYHYFKTKDDILCALLEQTVAPTLEFIPSLLGTEPALTADEHLHALAAFDGAQLMSGRWNLGALYLLPELREAKLEPFWSDRERLRLHYLSLSRALSRRTGVHEAAADLPFRLVESLVNVWSMPAGAERAEMPFHVADACMRVLGIPDDAAAALRCRSRREIDRHRRAATTAP, from the coding sequence ATGGCGGGACGACCACGCGTGCACGCCCAGCGCCGGCAGGGGGAAACGGTTCGTGACGAAATCCTTGACGCCGCAGGGGAATTGTTCACTACTACGGGATACTCGGGGACGTCGACGCGGGCGATCGCCGATGCTGTCGGCGTCCGCCAGGCATCCCTGTACCACTACTTCAAGACCAAGGACGACATCTTGTGCGCGCTGCTCGAGCAGACCGTCGCGCCCACGCTCGAGTTCATCCCGAGCCTGCTCGGCACCGAACCGGCGTTGACCGCCGATGAACATCTGCACGCTTTGGCGGCGTTCGACGGCGCGCAGCTGATGTCGGGCCGGTGGAATCTCGGTGCGCTGTATCTGTTGCCCGAGTTGCGCGAAGCCAAGCTCGAACCGTTCTGGTCGGACCGCGAGCGGCTGCGGCTGCACTACCTGTCTTTGAGTCGCGCGCTGAGCCGGCGGACCGGGGTACATGAAGCCGCTGCCGACCTTCCGTTCCGGCTCGTGGAATCGTTGGTCAACGTGTGGTCGATGCCGGCCGGCGCCGAGCGTGCCGAGATGCCGTTTCATGTGGCGGATGCCTGCATGCGCGTCCTGGGGATCCCCGACGATGCGGCCGCGGCCCTGCGTTGCCGCAGCCGCCGGGAGATCGACAGACACCGGAGGGCCGCCACGACCGCCCCGTAG
- a CDS encoding ABC transporter ATP-binding protein — protein MAEAMIDFALPADLGAHDSAADDSAICAGAVTLSPPQPVAAVDNLCVTFRRNGRNVYALRGVSLTIAPGEIVGLVGESGSGKSVLGFTMLGLLPKSATVGGSVRVANSDMVNGGDKALRKVRRLDLGAVFQDPMTSLNPTMRIGRQVAEAAGSEQEALRLLTAVGIPEPKRRMRAYPHQLSGGLRQRVMIAMAVAGDPELVIADEPTTALDVTVQAQVLRLLQRLRDEIGCSIVLITHDLGVAAQISDRIAVLYAGRIAEIGPAAQVLAKPAHPYTGGLLGSRLTLDTARDRKLAALPGAVPSPASPLPGCAFEPRCAMAIADCSVSLPDPIAVAPQRVSACLRPMSDIAASSATAATVAGELFPAKERDVEQRPAVALANITKTFAVSRRWLDRSGGNHGKLHALRGVTMRVRQGESVALVGESGSGKSTLLRIIAGLENPTSGSVQVAGGRRPQMVFQDAGASLTPWLSVGELIAERLRGTKMSAAQRRATVNAVLERVGLPAEVAKARSGELSGGQRQRVSLARATVVPPSVLLCDEPTSALDVSLAASVLNLIGDLRRSLDMSVVFVTHDLSVARVVADRIAVMYLGRIVEIGPADRVIGDPAHPYTQALVDAIPDLGRESRVLPGEPASPLSPPDGCAFHPRCPISVPACGGSELDVRLEGTPGNPHQVACIERRAV, from the coding sequence ATGGCTGAGGCCATGATCGATTTCGCCCTCCCCGCGGACCTCGGCGCACACGATTCCGCGGCGGACGACTCGGCCATATGTGCTGGTGCAGTTACGCTCTCGCCGCCACAACCGGTGGCCGCCGTCGACAACCTGTGCGTCACCTTTCGCCGAAACGGACGTAACGTCTACGCACTGCGCGGGGTCTCGCTCACCATCGCTCCGGGTGAGATCGTCGGGCTGGTCGGTGAATCCGGTTCCGGCAAAAGCGTTCTGGGGTTCACGATGCTGGGGCTGTTGCCCAAGAGTGCCACGGTCGGCGGGTCGGTCCGCGTGGCGAACTCCGACATGGTCAACGGCGGCGACAAGGCGCTGCGCAAAGTGCGCCGACTCGATCTGGGCGCGGTGTTCCAGGATCCGATGACGTCGCTCAACCCGACGATGCGGATCGGTAGGCAGGTGGCCGAGGCGGCCGGCAGCGAGCAGGAGGCGCTGCGTCTGCTCACGGCGGTCGGCATACCGGAACCCAAGCGACGGATGCGGGCCTACCCGCACCAACTCTCCGGCGGGTTGCGTCAGCGGGTGATGATTGCCATGGCGGTCGCAGGGGACCCCGAACTCGTCATCGCCGACGAACCGACCACCGCACTCGATGTCACCGTCCAAGCCCAGGTGTTGCGGCTGCTGCAGCGGCTTCGGGACGAGATCGGTTGCAGCATCGTGCTGATCACCCACGACCTCGGTGTTGCCGCGCAGATCTCGGACCGCATAGCGGTGCTCTACGCGGGGCGTATCGCCGAGATCGGCCCGGCCGCCCAGGTGCTGGCCAAACCCGCGCACCCCTATACGGGTGGGCTGCTCGGTAGCCGGCTCACCCTCGACACCGCACGCGACCGGAAGCTCGCGGCACTGCCCGGAGCAGTGCCCAGCCCAGCGTCGCCGTTGCCCGGCTGTGCATTCGAGCCGCGGTGCGCCATGGCCATCGCGGACTGTTCGGTATCACTGCCGGATCCCATCGCCGTTGCACCGCAACGGGTCAGCGCCTGCCTCCGGCCGATGTCCGACATCGCGGCCTCGTCAGCCACCGCGGCAACCGTTGCGGGGGAATTGTTCCCGGCCAAAGAGCGCGACGTGGAACAGCGACCGGCAGTGGCGCTGGCGAATATCACGAAGACGTTCGCGGTGTCGCGGCGGTGGCTGGACCGGTCGGGCGGCAATCACGGCAAACTGCACGCGCTGCGCGGCGTCACCATGCGGGTACGCCAGGGCGAATCCGTGGCGCTCGTCGGGGAGAGCGGCTCCGGCAAGTCGACACTGTTGCGGATCATCGCCGGGCTGGAGAACCCCACGTCCGGATCTGTCCAGGTGGCCGGCGGCCGACGCCCACAGATGGTTTTCCAGGACGCGGGCGCCTCGCTGACCCCCTGGTTGTCGGTCGGCGAGCTCATCGCCGAGCGGCTGCGCGGAACCAAGATGTCCGCGGCTCAGCGCCGCGCCACGGTGAATGCGGTCCTCGAACGAGTCGGACTGCCGGCCGAGGTGGCCAAGGCGCGATCAGGGGAGCTGTCCGGCGGTCAGCGCCAACGGGTTTCGCTGGCCCGGGCCACTGTAGTGCCGCCCTCGGTGCTGCTGTGTGACGAGCCGACGAGCGCGCTCGACGTGTCGCTGGCCGCCTCGGTGCTCAATCTGATCGGGGATCTGCGTCGCAGCCTCGACATGTCCGTCGTCTTCGTGACCCACGATCTGTCGGTTGCCCGGGTGGTGGCCGACCGGATCGCCGTGATGTACCTGGGCCGCATCGTCGAGATCGGGCCCGCCGACCGGGTGATCGGCGACCCGGCCCATCCGTACACCCAGGCGCTCGTCGACGCGATCCCCGACCTCGGACGTGAATCACGGGTGCTGCCCGGCGAGCCCGCCAGCCCGCTGTCTCCGCCGGACGGGTGCGCATTCCACCCCCGATGTCCGATCTCGGTCCCGGCGTGTGGTGGCAGCGAACTCGACGTCCGGCTGGAGGGCACACCGGGGAATCCGCACCAAGTGGCGTGTATC